The following proteins come from a genomic window of Euzebyales bacterium:
- the dhaK gene encoding dihydroxyacetone kinase subunit DhaK: protein MKKLINDPEHVVTEALEGMALAHGDLLTVQHDPDYIVRADAPVDGKVAIVSGGGSGHEPMHGGFVGHGMLDAACPGAVFTSPTPDQVQAATEAVDGGAGVLHIVKNYTGDVANFEMAAELAEDANVRAVVVNDDVAVEDSLYTAGRRGVGGTVLAEKICGAAAERGDDLDAVAALCERVNANVRSMGMALTSCTVPHAGEPTFELGDDEMEIGIGIHGEPGRHRMPLESADEITGRLMTPILEDLPFSEGDRVLLFVNGMGGTPQIELYIVYRAAAKLLADRGITVERHLVGDWITSLEMAGTSVTLLRLDDEMIELWDAPVHTAAMRKGM from the coding sequence TCAACGATCCGGAGCACGTGGTCACCGAGGCGCTGGAGGGCATGGCGCTCGCACACGGTGACCTGCTGACCGTCCAGCACGACCCCGACTACATCGTCCGCGCGGACGCGCCGGTCGACGGCAAGGTCGCCATCGTCTCCGGTGGCGGCAGCGGTCACGAACCGATGCACGGCGGCTTCGTCGGCCACGGAATGCTCGACGCCGCGTGTCCGGGCGCGGTGTTCACCTCGCCGACGCCCGACCAGGTGCAAGCCGCCACCGAAGCGGTCGACGGTGGCGCCGGTGTGCTCCACATCGTCAAGAACTACACGGGCGACGTGGCCAACTTCGAGATGGCGGCCGAGCTCGCCGAGGACGCCAACGTCCGCGCCGTCGTCGTCAACGACGACGTCGCTGTCGAGGACTCGCTGTACACCGCCGGCCGCCGCGGCGTCGGCGGCACCGTGCTGGCGGAGAAGATCTGCGGCGCCGCCGCTGAGCGCGGCGACGACCTCGACGCCGTCGCCGCACTGTGCGAGCGCGTCAACGCGAACGTGCGCTCGATGGGCATGGCCCTGACGTCGTGCACCGTGCCGCACGCCGGTGAGCCGACGTTCGAGCTCGGTGACGACGAGATGGAGATCGGCATCGGCATCCACGGCGAGCCGGGCCGCCACCGCATGCCGCTGGAGTCGGCGGACGAGATCACCGGACGGCTGATGACGCCGATCCTCGAGGACCTGCCGTTCTCCGAGGGCGACCGGGTGCTGTTGTTCGTCAACGGCATGGGCGGCACCCCGCAGATCGAGCTGTACATCGTGTACCGGGCCGCCGCGAAGCTGCTGGCGGACCGTGGCATCACGGTCGAGCGGCACCTGGTCGGCGACTGGATCACCTCCCTGGAGATGGCCGGCACGTCGGTCACGCTGCTCCGGCTCGACGACGAGATGATCGAGCTGTGGGACGCCCCGGTGCATACGGCGGCCATGCGGAAGGGAATGTAG